In Felis catus isolate Fca126 chromosome E1, F.catus_Fca126_mat1.0, whole genome shotgun sequence, the following proteins share a genomic window:
- the SSTR2 gene encoding somatostatin receptor type 2: MDMEYELLNESRPWLSPPFDLNGSVVAANGSNQTEPYYDLTSNAVLTFIYFVVCIIGLCGNTLVIYVILRYAKMKTITNIYILNLAIADELFMLGLPFLAMQVALVHWPFGKAICRVVMTVDGINQFTSIFCLTVMSIDRYLAVVHPIKSAKWRRPRTAKMVNVAVWGVSLLVILPIMIYAGLRSNQWGRSSCTINWPGESGAWYTGFIIYTFILGFLVPLTIICLCYLFIIIKVKSSGIRVGSSKRKKSEKKVTRMVSIVVAVFIFCWLPFYIFNVSSVSVAINPTPALKGMFDFVVVLTYANSCANPILYAFLSDNFKKSFQNVLCLVKVSGTDDGERSDSKQDKSRLNETTETQRTLLNGDLQTSI; this comes from the coding sequence ATGGACATGGAGTACGAGCTACTCAATGAGAGCCGCCCGTGGCTTTCCCCTCCCTTTGACCTCAATGGCTCGGTGGTGGCGGCCAACGGCTCCAACCAGACAGAGCCATACTATGATCTGACCAGCAACGCAGTCCTcacgttcatttattttgtagtcTGCATCATTGGATTGTGCGGCAATACGCTTGTCATTTACGTCATCCTCCGCTATGCCAAGATGAAGACCATCACCAACATTTACATCCTCAACCTGGCCATCGCGGACGAGCTCTTCATGCTGGGTCTGCCCTTCCTGGCCATGCAGGTGGCTCTGGTCCATTGGCCCTTTGGCAAGGCCATCTGCCGGGTGGTCATGACTGTGGATGGCATCAATCAGTTCACCAGCATTTTCTGCTTGACAGTCATGAGCATCGATCGATACCTGGCTGTGGTCCACCCCATCAAGTCGGCCAAGTGGAGGAGACCCCGAACGGCCAAGATGGTCAATGTGGCTGTGTGGGGAGTGTCTCTGCTGGTCATCTTGCCCATCATGATCTATGCTGGGCTTCGGAGCAACCagtgggggagaagcagctgTACCATCAACTGGCCAGGTGAATCTGGGGCATGGTACACAGGGTTCATTATCTACACCTTCATCTTGGGGTTCCTGGTGCCCCTCACCATCATTTGTCTTTGCTACCTGTTCATTATCATCAAGGTGAAGTCCTCTGGGATCCGCGTGGGTTCCTCCAAGAGGAAAAAGTCTGAGAAGAAGGTCACCCGGATGGTGTCCATAGTGGTGGCCGTCTTCATTTTCTGCTGGCTCCCCTTCTACATATTCAATGTCTCCTCCGTGTCTGTGGCCATCAATCCCACCCCAGCGCTTAAAGGCATGTTTGACTTTGTGGTGGTCCTCACCTATGCTAACAGCTGTGCCAACCCTATCCTGTATGCCTTCTTGTCTGACAACTTCAAGAAGAGCTTCCAGAACGTCCTCTGCTTGGTCAAGGTGAGCGGCACAGATGACGGGGAACGGAGTGACAGTAAGCAGGACAAATCCCGGCTGAATGAGACCACAGAGACCCAGAGAACCCTCCTCAATGGGGATCTCCAGACCAGTATCTGA